From Aristaeella lactis, the proteins below share one genomic window:
- the tyrS gene encoding tyrosine--tRNA ligase, producing MEHILDILKERGFIAQMTFEDELYEQLKSPTTFYVGFDPTADSLHIGHYIPIMAMAHMQRAGHKPIALMGGGTAMIGDPSGKTDMRKMLTVETIDRNVECIKKQMSRFLDFDDDKALIVNNGDWLRHLNFIDFMRDIGSQFSVNRMLTAECYKARMATENGLSFLEFTYMLMQSYDFLELFHRYGCRLEMGGNDQWSNMLGGADLVRKKENEKAFACTFQLLLTHDGRKMGKTEAGALWLDPLKTTPYQFYQYWRNVDDKDVEKCLALLTFLPMDEVRRLGALRDSEINEAKKVLAFEVTRLVHGEEEAKKAAEAAEALFGKGAAAANVPTLEVSAADFAQDGRVSTMLVKSGLCKSQSDARKQIEQNAVSVNDRKISDPASVLTAEDIGKDGAMLKKGKKGFCRIQLI from the coding sequence ATGGAACATATTCTTGACATTCTGAAAGAACGCGGATTTATAGCACAGATGACTTTCGAGGATGAGCTATATGAGCAGCTTAAATCCCCCACGACTTTCTATGTTGGATTTGACCCCACCGCTGACAGTCTGCATATCGGACACTATATTCCGATCATGGCCATGGCCCATATGCAGCGGGCAGGTCATAAGCCCATCGCGCTCATGGGCGGCGGAACCGCAATGATCGGTGACCCTTCCGGAAAAACCGACATGAGAAAAATGCTGACCGTGGAAACCATTGACAGGAATGTTGAGTGCATCAAAAAACAGATGTCCCGTTTCCTCGATTTTGACGATGACAAAGCGCTGATCGTCAATAACGGCGACTGGCTCCGTCACCTGAACTTTATCGATTTTATGAGGGATATAGGTTCTCAGTTCTCCGTCAACCGCATGCTGACCGCAGAATGCTATAAAGCCCGGATGGCTACTGAAAACGGTCTCAGTTTCCTGGAATTCACCTATATGCTTATGCAGAGCTATGATTTTCTGGAACTGTTCCATCGTTACGGATGCCGCCTGGAAATGGGCGGAAATGACCAGTGGAGCAATATGCTCGGCGGCGCGGATCTTGTCAGGAAAAAAGAAAATGAAAAAGCCTTCGCCTGTACTTTCCAGCTTCTCCTGACCCATGACGGCCGGAAAATGGGCAAAACTGAAGCCGGCGCCCTTTGGCTGGATCCTCTGAAAACCACCCCCTATCAGTTCTATCAGTACTGGCGCAATGTGGATGACAAGGATGTTGAAAAGTGCCTGGCCCTCCTGACTTTTCTTCCCATGGATGAAGTCCGCAGGCTTGGCGCCCTCAGGGATTCTGAGATCAACGAAGCCAAGAAGGTGCTCGCATTTGAGGTAACCAGGCTCGTACACGGTGAGGAAGAAGCTAAGAAAGCCGCTGAAGCGGCAGAAGCGCTTTTCGGAAAAGGCGCAGCCGCGGCTAATGTTCCTACGCTGGAAGTATCCGCTGCTGATTTTGCCCAGGACGGCCGGGTATCCACAATGCTTGTGAAATCCGGCCTGTGCAAGAGCCAGAGTGATGCCAGGAAACAGATTGAACAGAACGCGGTATCCGTTAATGACCGGAAAATCAGTGATCCCGCTTCTGTCCTGACCGCTGAGGACATTGGCAAAGACGGCGCTATGCTGAAAAAGGGCAAAAAGGGCTTCTGCCGTATACAGCTCATATGA
- a CDS encoding Asp23/Gls24 family envelope stress response protein, with product MECKIKNEYGTIYIAEDVMLKVVGYAALECYGIVAMSGQRATDGIVEWLGRENLTKGVQIRNVGDMLDVDLYIIVEYGISISEVCKTIVETVRYKLESTTGVKVRKISISVEGIRI from the coding sequence ATGGAATGTAAAATCAAGAACGAATACGGAACAATCTATATTGCTGAAGATGTAATGCTCAAAGTTGTCGGGTATGCCGCGCTTGAATGCTATGGTATTGTTGCGATGTCCGGACAAAGGGCAACGGACGGTATTGTTGAGTGGCTCGGAAGGGAGAACCTGACAAAAGGCGTCCAGATCCGCAATGTCGGCGATATGCTGGACGTTGATCTTTATATCATCGTTGAGTATGGCATTTCCATCTCTGAAGTCTGCAAAACCATTGTGGAAACAGTTCGTTATAAACTGGAAAGCACCACAGGCGTTAAGGTTCGGAAAATCAGCATCTCTGTTGAAGGAATCAGGATCTGA
- a CDS encoding DAK2 domain-containing protein — translation MIQFKTIDGLLLRDMVMAGTAILEKNREAVDALNVFPVPDGDTGTNMSLTMQSATRELNSKEYLRADEAASALAKGALKGARGNSGVITSQLLRGFAKALSGVEKITPIQFAEALMKGSEMAYKAVMKPKEGTILTVARVVAEDALKQAQKSPEDYDQLISVILKSGEAILKKTPDMLPALKQAGVVDSGGRGLMLIYQGYAAVLRGEDISTADTLMDDDVQAVSDDCHDLTKDLTYTYCVSFKLTRFRDDCDEHDLDSFRRRLNRIGDAVSVNGDLSGAEIHVHTDNPGFALDYGIELAEITDIKIDNLAAMKRELEKSAGQEESDAEPAAPDEPAKKYGFVAVSLGSGFSQFFHDLNVDKIVEGGQTMNPSVDDLLNAINQVNAECVFILPNNGNVIFAANQAAELSSKDVRVIPTKNVAMGIAAAIAFQNEAEPDDNMQRMIGAAQHVKTAMVTYAIRDSEYNGIEIKQGDIIGLHNGQIEFSGHSIHDVVLEMMKEIITDEDELITVYYGADVKEEDAKQIAEEIEKQYEDCDVEYHNGGQPLYYYLISVE, via the coding sequence TTGATACAGTTTAAAACGATTGACGGGCTGCTTCTGCGTGATATGGTGATGGCCGGAACAGCCATACTTGAAAAGAACAGGGAAGCGGTTGACGCACTGAATGTATTCCCTGTTCCGGACGGTGATACCGGCACAAACATGTCCCTGACCATGCAGTCAGCGACAAGAGAGCTGAACAGCAAAGAGTATCTTCGCGCGGATGAAGCGGCAAGCGCACTGGCCAAAGGCGCGCTGAAAGGTGCCCGCGGTAACTCAGGCGTTATTACCAGTCAGCTGCTCCGCGGTTTTGCCAAGGCTCTGAGCGGGGTTGAAAAAATAACGCCGATTCAGTTTGCAGAGGCCCTGATGAAAGGCTCTGAGATGGCCTATAAGGCTGTTATGAAGCCTAAAGAAGGCACCATTCTTACGGTTGCCCGCGTTGTTGCGGAAGATGCCCTGAAACAGGCACAGAAAAGCCCCGAGGATTACGACCAGCTGATTTCTGTTATCCTGAAGAGCGGTGAAGCCATCCTGAAAAAAACACCGGATATGCTTCCTGCTTTAAAACAGGCCGGCGTTGTGGACTCCGGCGGACGCGGACTGATGCTGATCTACCAGGGATACGCGGCCGTCCTCCGGGGTGAAGATATCTCCACAGCCGATACGCTGATGGATGATGATGTTCAGGCTGTATCTGATGACTGTCACGATCTGACAAAGGATCTTACCTATACCTATTGTGTATCCTTCAAGCTTACCCGTTTCCGTGATGACTGCGATGAACATGATCTTGATTCGTTCAGGCGCCGCCTGAACCGGATCGGAGATGCCGTATCTGTCAACGGAGACCTGAGCGGAGCGGAAATCCATGTTCACACTGATAATCCCGGTTTTGCCCTGGATTACGGTATTGAACTGGCTGAGATTACAGATATCAAAATCGACAATCTTGCCGCCATGAAACGGGAACTGGAAAAGTCCGCCGGACAGGAAGAATCGGACGCGGAACCCGCTGCGCCGGATGAACCTGCAAAGAAATACGGTTTTGTGGCCGTTTCTCTTGGATCCGGTTTTTCACAGTTTTTCCATGACCTGAATGTGGACAAGATTGTTGAAGGCGGACAGACAATGAATCCGTCCGTGGATGATCTGCTGAATGCCATTAATCAGGTTAACGCGGAATGCGTGTTTATCCTGCCCAATAACGGAAATGTTATTTTCGCCGCAAACCAGGCAGCGGAGCTTTCCTCAAAGGATGTACGCGTGATTCCGACGAAAAATGTAGCCATGGGTATCGCTGCCGCGATTGCTTTCCAGAATGAAGCTGAACCGGATGATAATATGCAGCGCATGATCGGTGCCGCGCAGCATGTGAAGACAGCCATGGTGACTTATGCCATCCGTGACAGCGAGTATAACGGAATTGAGATCAAGCAGGGCGATATCATCGGACTGCATAACGGACAGATTGAGTTTTCGGGCCACTCTATCCATGATGTCGTTCTTGAAATGATGAAGGAAATCATCACGGATGAAGATGAGCTGATTACCGTTTACTACGGCGCGGACGTCAAGGAAGAAGACGCGAAGCAGATAGCCGAAGAAATCGAAAAGCAGTATGAAGACTGCGATGTGGAATATCATAATGGCGGACAGCCCCTGTATTATTACCTGATTTCTGTGGAGTAA
- a CDS encoding YigZ family protein, producing MTNAYITVSHPSREETVINKSRFIGYAAPCTSESDALSFLQEIRDEHKTATHHCYAYIIGENSGIMRYSDDGEPGGTAGLPMMDVLRARNIVNCCVVVVRYFGGTLLGTGGLVRAYSQSAQSALNAAEIVRMEQTSLLSCELPYQVWDKFRYTVEQLHVMIRDVEYSNIVSFILAVRSCDKDSLMPKLLDSSERMLKIHSEEESYEAWKAK from the coding sequence ATGACAAACGCCTATATTACTGTTTCCCATCCTTCCAGGGAGGAAACCGTCATCAATAAAAGCCGTTTTATCGGCTATGCCGCTCCCTGTACCTCTGAATCAGACGCCTTGTCCTTCCTTCAGGAGATCAGGGATGAACACAAAACCGCGACTCACCACTGTTACGCCTATATTATCGGGGAAAACAGCGGCATCATGAGGTACAGTGATGACGGCGAACCCGGCGGTACAGCCGGGCTGCCGATGATGGATGTCCTGAGGGCCCGGAATATTGTTAACTGCTGTGTCGTTGTGGTGCGATATTTCGGCGGTACCCTTCTGGGAACCGGCGGCCTTGTCCGTGCTTATTCACAAAGTGCGCAGTCCGCGCTGAATGCAGCGGAGATCGTCCGGATGGAGCAGACTTCCCTTCTTTCCTGTGAACTTCCCTATCAGGTATGGGATAAATTCCGCTATACAGTCGAACAGCTTCATGTCATGATCAGGGATGTTGAATACAGCAATATTGTTTCTTTCATTCTTGCCGTACGGTCATGCGATAAAGACTCTCTGATGCCAAAGCTTCTCGACTCCTCAGAACGGATGCTGAAAATCCATTCGGAGGAGGAATCCTATGAAGCATGGAAAGCCAAATGA
- the deoD gene encoding purine-nucleoside phosphorylase encodes MSSRIPTPHINAPEGAFAETVLMPGDPLRAKFIAEQYLDNAVLVNNVRNVQGYTGTYKGKKVSVMASGMGCPSIGIYSYELFNFYDVKNIIRIGSAGAISPKLKLKDIVVAMSAYTDSGYINSFGFRGNAAPCCSYELLSRAMEYAKNLPCNVVCGPLLSSDAFYSDSSQTEILSRLGVLAVEMEAAALYMNAARAGKNALAICSISDSLVTGEELPAEERQVGFRNMMELGLSLI; translated from the coding sequence ATGAGTTCCAGAATTCCAACACCCCATATCAACGCTCCGGAAGGTGCTTTTGCGGAGACTGTCCTGATGCCTGGCGATCCCCTCCGCGCGAAGTTTATCGCTGAACAGTATCTCGATAACGCTGTTCTGGTCAATAATGTCCGGAATGTTCAGGGATATACGGGAACCTACAAAGGGAAAAAAGTATCGGTTATGGCGAGCGGTATGGGCTGTCCTTCAATCGGTATTTATTCCTATGAACTCTTCAATTTTTATGATGTGAAAAATATTATCCGGATCGGTTCTGCCGGAGCAATTTCCCCGAAACTGAAACTGAAGGATATTGTTGTGGCGATGAGCGCGTATACAGATTCCGGTTATATAAACAGCTTTGGTTTCCGCGGCAACGCCGCCCCATGCTGCAGCTATGAGCTGCTTTCCAGAGCTATGGAATACGCGAAAAATCTCCCGTGCAATGTTGTGTGCGGTCCGTTGCTCTCATCCGATGCCTTCTATTCTGACAGCAGCCAGACAGAAATCCTGTCACGTCTGGGCGTGCTTGCGGTCGAAATGGAAGCGGCTGCGTTATATATGAACGCCGCGAGAGCCGGCAAAAACGCACTGGCCATCTGTTCCATATCTGACAGTCTGGTTACGGGAGAGGAACTGCCTGCAGAGGAAAGACAGGTCGGATTCAGAAATATGATGGAACTTGGATTGTCACTGATCTGA
- a CDS encoding aminoacetone oxidase family FAD-binding enzyme: MNRNPDVMIIGAGASGMIASVKAAERHKSVLLLDKNDTPGRKISASGNGRCNMMNSGALRYYGDQEFADHVLENSTADDIRHFFNQYGLMLASENEGRIYPSTFQSASVLSVLKNAMGINGVQLKSNTTVSSVSRQNDLFTVTDTNGRKWQSTKLIIACGSPAQPKLGGTDNGYELLSSLGHRIIPAVPSLVPLYTDRKSISGLSGIRVRGKVSLYDQDKLIHSEEGEILFTEYGISGICVMQCSRFIKDKSSYLSVNFLHGYYDKPEEFCHELKRRRNMYHEYSPVSLLDGVLVSRIAYAVMKQAGVPLKGEKAGELSDELLKAIAETAFHYRISIEGTRGFEYAQVAAGGADCREFDPKTMESTVMSGLYATGEVLNVDGDCGGFNLMFAFSSGLAAGKSV; the protein is encoded by the coding sequence TTGAACAGAAATCCTGATGTAATGATCATCGGTGCAGGCGCGTCTGGTATGATTGCGTCTGTTAAAGCTGCTGAAAGACATAAATCCGTTCTTCTCCTGGATAAAAATGATACTCCCGGGCGCAAAATCTCAGCTTCAGGGAACGGCCGGTGCAATATGATGAACAGCGGCGCGCTCAGGTATTACGGGGATCAGGAATTCGCGGACCATGTACTGGAAAATTCCACTGCGGATGATATCAGGCATTTTTTCAATCAGTACGGGCTGATGCTTGCTTCCGAGAATGAAGGCAGGATCTATCCTTCCACGTTTCAGTCTGCATCTGTTCTGTCAGTTCTGAAAAATGCCATGGGCATAAACGGGGTACAACTGAAATCCAATACGACTGTTTCTTCTGTTTCCCGTCAGAACGATCTATTTACTGTAACCGATACAAACGGCAGAAAATGGCAGTCGACGAAACTCATTATTGCATGCGGCAGTCCTGCCCAGCCCAAACTGGGAGGAACAGACAACGGTTATGAACTTTTGAGCTCATTGGGCCATCGCATTATTCCCGCTGTTCCGTCCCTTGTTCCGCTTTACACGGACAGGAAAAGCATATCCGGGTTGTCCGGAATAAGAGTGAGGGGAAAAGTCTCTCTTTATGATCAGGATAAACTGATTCATTCAGAAGAAGGGGAGATCCTTTTTACGGAATACGGCATCAGCGGTATCTGCGTAATGCAGTGTTCCAGATTTATAAAAGATAAAAGTTCTTATCTGTCCGTCAATTTCCTGCATGGATATTATGACAAGCCCGAAGAATTCTGTCATGAGCTGAAAAGACGGCGGAACATGTATCATGAGTATTCTCCGGTTTCACTGCTTGACGGTGTATTGGTCAGCCGGATCGCCTATGCGGTCATGAAGCAGGCCGGTGTTCCGCTGAAGGGCGAAAAAGCCGGAGAGTTATCTGATGAGCTTCTGAAAGCGATCGCTGAAACTGCATTTCATTACCGGATCAGCATAGAAGGGACCAGAGGATTTGAATATGCCCAGGTAGCGGCCGGCGGTGCTGACTGCAGGGAATTTGATCCGAAAACAATGGAATCGACGGTTATGTCAGGTTTATATGCGACAGGTGAAGTTCTGAATGTTGACGGCGACTGCGGCGGCTTCAATCTCATGTTTGCGTTTTCATCAGGGCTGGCCGCCGGAAAATCTGTGTAA
- a CDS encoding TetR/AcrR family transcriptional regulator, which produces MRKGDIRKQEILKTAEMMFCRNGYEKTSIQDIIDALHSSKGSFYHHFISKEALLEGICRKRAEQNFEMTIKTAEQSTDAVMLLDHLISGMIPFHDEKLSFLLMLLPLFRFHEGKTVRNYYSEALSEQFRDSVRMQIEKAAEQEQLFCTDPEYTTDIILSVVNRLWISICDMIIMAEDQGKETDLYELLRLTDSCRTAVSRILSLPYGAISITDIASLRDLCKLIHQHWPNRQ; this is translated from the coding sequence TTGAGAAAGGGAGATATCCGAAAGCAGGAAATTCTCAAAACAGCTGAAATGATGTTTTGCAGAAACGGATATGAAAAAACAAGCATACAGGATATCATAGATGCTCTGCATTCCAGTAAAGGCAGTTTTTACCATCATTTTATCAGCAAGGAAGCCCTGCTGGAGGGAATCTGCAGAAAAAGGGCTGAACAAAACTTCGAAATGACCATCAAAACAGCGGAACAGTCAACAGACGCCGTGATGCTGCTGGATCATCTGATTTCCGGCATGATTCCGTTTCACGATGAAAAACTGTCTTTTCTTCTGATGCTTCTGCCGCTTTTCAGGTTTCATGAAGGTAAAACTGTCAGAAATTATTACAGTGAAGCACTTTCGGAACAGTTTCGGGATTCGGTCAGAATGCAGATCGAAAAGGCCGCGGAACAGGAGCAGCTGTTCTGCACCGATCCTGAATATACCACGGATATCATTTTATCCGTTGTGAACAGACTGTGGATCAGTATATGTGATATGATTATCATGGCTGAGGATCAGGGAAAGGAAACCGACCTGTATGAGCTTCTTCGGCTGACTGACAGCTGCAGAACCGCTGTTTCCCGTATTCTTTCGCTGCCATACGGCGCAATCAGCATAACAGACATAGCCAGCCTGCGGGATCTGTGCAAACTTATTCACCAGCACTGGCCAAACAGACAGTAA
- a CDS encoding PLP-dependent aminotransferase family protein, protein MDISSIRYAHRFDHVTGSAIREIFKVIAQPGMISFAGGNPSLDALPDRQVDELAHYVLEKDGKALLQYGATEGYPPFVESLKKYVENQLGVDIPAVLPVTGSTQAMDLLCKALIDPGDTVLVENPSFLGNLQCLKLYQANLVALESDDQGLIPEDLEKKIRQYHPKLLYTIPTFQNPTGKTLPEERRKAVAELANQYGMVVAEDDPYRDLRYEGTPFHSIKYYDRNGWVMFLGSFSKNISPGLRVGFIAGDPGIIRKCTVGKQSTDVHSANLNQAIVDQYLRRNLLPGHISSICDGYKSKMQLMLKALENFPEDVAFTRPQGGLFIWAELPGHMDTVSLLSKAVDRKVAYVPGTYFCVDGGHLNTLRLNFSNSTPEQIVSGMNVLNDLIRSELK, encoded by the coding sequence ATGGACATATCCTCAATCCGGTATGCACACAGATTTGATCACGTTACGGGAAGCGCCATACGGGAGATTTTTAAAGTGATAGCGCAGCCCGGTATGATTTCTTTTGCCGGAGGCAATCCATCCCTTGACGCGCTGCCGGACCGCCAGGTTGATGAACTGGCGCATTATGTACTGGAAAAAGACGGCAAAGCTCTGCTGCAGTATGGTGCCACTGAGGGGTATCCGCCTTTTGTTGAAAGCCTGAAAAAATACGTTGAAAACCAGCTTGGTGTCGACATCCCCGCTGTTCTTCCCGTGACTGGATCGACACAGGCCATGGACCTCCTTTGTAAGGCCCTCATTGATCCGGGAGATACCGTACTTGTTGAGAATCCGTCTTTTCTCGGCAATCTTCAGTGCCTGAAGCTTTATCAGGCAAATCTGGTTGCCCTTGAGAGCGATGACCAGGGACTGATTCCCGAAGATCTGGAAAAGAAGATCAGGCAGTATCATCCGAAACTCCTGTATACCATTCCCACTTTCCAGAATCCGACCGGTAAAACGCTGCCTGAAGAACGGAGAAAAGCTGTCGCTGAACTGGCCAATCAATACGGTATGGTTGTCGCGGAGGATGATCCCTACCGGGATCTTCGTTATGAAGGGACTCCCTTCCATTCCATCAAGTATTATGACAGGAACGGATGGGTCATGTTCCTCGGCAGTTTCAGCAAGAATATTTCTCCCGGCCTTCGCGTTGGCTTTATCGCGGGCGACCCAGGAATCATCAGGAAGTGCACTGTCGGCAAACAGTCAACAGACGTCCATTCCGCAAACCTGAACCAGGCAATTGTGGATCAGTATCTCCGGCGTAATCTTCTTCCCGGCCATATCAGCAGCATCTGCGACGGATATAAATCCAAAATGCAGCTGATGCTGAAAGCCCTTGAAAATTTTCCTGAAGATGTTGCTTTTACCCGTCCGCAGGGAGGTTTGTTCATCTGGGCTGAACTTCCCGGGCATATGGATACCGTTTCACTGCTTTCCAAAGCCGTGGACCGTAAAGTCGCTTATGTTCCCGGAACTTACTTCTGTGTTGACGGCGGCCACCTGAATACGCTTCGTCTCAATTTCTCAAACAGTACCCCGGAACAGATCGTTTCCGGCATGAATGTGCTTAATGATCTGATCCGGTCAGAATTAAAATAA